A genomic window from Halorubrum lacusprofundi ATCC 49239 includes:
- a CDS encoding ArsR/SmtB family transcription factor: protein MARDLSREEDPPSVDDVLDALADADARRIVSALSEPKTASDISEECDIPLSTTYRKLELLTEASLLSESTDIRRDGQHTTRYSISFETVTVSLDEENDEENDREFEIEFTRPDRTRDERLADLWSELREET, encoded by the coding sequence ATGGCGCGGGACCTGTCGCGCGAGGAAGATCCACCGTCGGTCGACGACGTGCTGGACGCCCTGGCAGACGCCGATGCACGGCGGATCGTGTCTGCGCTCTCCGAGCCGAAGACGGCCAGCGACATCTCGGAGGAGTGTGACATCCCCCTGTCGACGACGTACCGGAAGCTGGAACTGCTCACCGAGGCCTCCCTGCTGTCGGAGTCGACGGACATTCGCCGCGACGGGCAACACACGACCCGTTACTCGATCTCGTTTGAGACGGTTACCGTCTCGCTCGACGAGGAGAACGACGAGGAGAACGACCGCGAGTTTGAGATCGAGTTCACGCGCCCGGATCGCACCCGGGACGAACGGCTGGCCGACCTGTGGTCGGAACTTCGGGAAGAAACATGA
- a CDS encoding DUF7113 family protein, translating to MILVRGSGGGTELTGTVFERGEEPPAYKGAPDEDAPYVWVCDSFYEVESGGSALLVDGEEIRVAFEEPMPRGFDTRDQALSAAKEHVRTQFARIGVDPSGVEVEVTKEDPA from the coding sequence ATGATACTCGTTCGCGGCAGCGGCGGCGGGACGGAGCTCACCGGGACGGTGTTCGAGCGCGGTGAGGAACCCCCCGCCTACAAGGGCGCCCCCGACGAGGACGCCCCGTACGTCTGGGTGTGCGACTCTTTCTACGAGGTCGAAAGCGGCGGGTCCGCCCTGCTTGTCGACGGCGAGGAGATCCGAGTCGCGTTCGAGGAACCGATGCCGCGCGGGTTCGACACCCGCGATCAGGCTCTGTCTGCGGCGAAAGAACACGTCCGAACCCAGTTCGCCAGAATTGGCGTCGACCCAAGCGGCGTCGAGGTTGAAGTAACGAAGGAAGACCCGGCCTAA
- a CDS encoding DUF2270 domain-containing protein translates to MSDPSADFDPESREEREVAAEAAGDRSELLSLMAHTYRGELGRAASWRTRIDRTTNWAVVLTASLLTWTFSNESRPHYVLLIGLVMLTVFLSIEARRYRIYDVWRSRVRILEENVFANALDPEGVEQSNWRGLLSTDLRKPTIKTPAVEAVSRRLRRVYTPLFTVLIAAWIVRLTVFTPPESGVVATASVGAIPGLIILAGVACFYIVVLGLSLRTRPRQAKGELQSTDRSEEWK, encoded by the coding sequence ATGTCGGACCCGTCCGCGGACTTCGATCCCGAATCGCGCGAGGAGCGCGAGGTCGCCGCGGAAGCCGCAGGGGACCGGTCAGAGCTACTCTCGCTTATGGCCCACACCTACCGCGGGGAGCTCGGACGGGCAGCCTCGTGGCGCACGCGCATCGACCGAACCACGAACTGGGCGGTGGTGCTGACGGCGTCGCTGCTCACGTGGACGTTCTCGAACGAATCGCGCCCGCACTACGTGCTGCTCATCGGGCTCGTAATGCTCACCGTCTTCCTCAGCATCGAGGCCCGGCGGTACCGAATATACGACGTGTGGCGGTCCCGTGTTCGGATCTTGGAGGAGAACGTGTTCGCGAACGCGCTCGACCCCGAGGGCGTCGAGCAGTCGAACTGGCGGGGGCTCCTGAGCACCGACCTCCGCAAGCCGACGATCAAGACGCCGGCCGTCGAGGCGGTCTCTCGTCGGCTCCGACGGGTGTACACCCCGCTCTTCACCGTCCTCATCGCGGCGTGGATTGTCCGCCTCACGGTGTTCACACCGCCGGAGAGCGGCGTCGTTGCCACCGCGTCCGTCGGCGCGATTCCGGGACTGATCATTCTGGCTGGCGTCGCCTGTTTTTATATCGTCGTGCTCGGGCTCTCCCTCCGAACGCGTCCGCGGCAGGCGAAGGGAGAACTGCAGTCGACCGACCGCTCCGAGGAGTGGAAGTGA
- the rnhB gene encoding ribonuclease HII: MYLGVDEAGKGPVLGPMVAAAVLADPVALPADVDDSKRIAPSRRESIDAEIRATDAVAVGVAFVEPAEIDRPDTDMNTLTVRGQARAVRAALHGVVAVDLDEPIRVVADAGDTSEARFARRLGESVADPDSDTTDTEHPEVDVSAAHGADEDDPMVGAASVVAKVARDERMADIDADYPAYDGLGSGYPSDPATRNFLRAYVNDHGNVPGCARRSWATCDDVLAAAEQSGLDEF; this comes from the coding sequence GTGTACCTCGGCGTCGACGAGGCCGGCAAGGGCCCCGTACTCGGACCAATGGTCGCCGCGGCGGTGCTCGCCGACCCGGTAGCTCTCCCGGCCGATGTGGACGACTCGAAGCGAATCGCCCCCTCGCGCCGCGAGTCGATCGATGCCGAGATCCGCGCAACCGACGCCGTCGCTGTCGGCGTCGCGTTCGTCGAACCCGCCGAGATCGACCGTCCAGACACCGACATGAACACGCTCACGGTGCGCGGACAAGCACGGGCGGTTCGGGCCGCGCTGCATGGGGTTGTCGCCGTCGACCTCGACGAGCCGATCCGTGTCGTCGCCGACGCCGGCGACACCAGCGAGGCGCGATTCGCCCGTCGGCTCGGCGAGTCCGTGGCCGATCCAGACTCCGATACCACCGATACCGAACATCCTGAAGTCGACGTGTCGGCCGCCCACGGCGCCGACGAAGACGACCCGATGGTCGGCGCCGCGAGCGTCGTCGCGAAGGTGGCTCGCGACGAGCGGATGGCGGATATCGACGCCGATTACCCCGCGTACGACGGGCTCGGAAGCGGCTATCCGAGCGATCCGGCGACGCGAAACTTCCTCCGGGCGTACGTCAACGACCACGGGAACGTGCCCGGCTGCGCGCGGCGCTCGTGGGCGACCTGCGACGACGTGTTGGCGGCCGCCGAGCAGTCCGGGTTGGACGAGTTTTAA
- a CDS encoding 30S ribosomal protein S8e → MKDQGRSTRKRTGGRLKHASNKKRHQLGREPAETTVGETRVQYIDSRGNEKKVRALSTNVAQVADGDAVSEAEIENVVDNPSNVNYARRNIITKGAIIETSAGRARVSSRPGQTGQVNAVLID, encoded by the coding sequence ATGAAAGACCAGGGACGCTCCACGCGCAAGCGGACCGGCGGCCGACTCAAGCACGCCTCGAACAAGAAGCGCCACCAGCTCGGCCGCGAGCCGGCCGAGACGACCGTCGGTGAGACGCGAGTCCAGTACATCGACTCTCGCGGCAACGAGAAGAAGGTCCGCGCGCTCTCGACGAACGTCGCGCAGGTCGCCGACGGCGACGCCGTCAGCGAAGCCGAGATCGAGAACGTCGTCGACAACCCCTCGAACGTCAACTACGCCCGCCGAAACATCATCACCAAGGGCGCCATTATCGAGACGTCCGCGGGCCGCGCTCGCGTCTCCTCTCGACCCGGCCAGACCGGACAGGTCAACGCGGTCCTCATCGACTGA
- a CDS encoding potassium channel family protein, protein MDSWKRRVGGYSAFVLFVLIFTAVVYRYGMRVYEGDPRTMIEALRFSIEMFTTTGFGGDSPWESQQLNAFIAVMDLVGMVLLIGALPVVVTPLLEEAFSTTVPRSLDEDLSGHVVVCSDTSRSAALIEEFDSHEIPYAIVEPDADRAVRLYEAGRTVIRADPESTEGLAAANLPDARALVTDVSDQVDASIVLAAKELSPEVRVISVVEDPERERYHRLAGADEVLSPRSLLGESLAAKVTTALQTDLGEAVAIGDSLQLAEVSVPHGSSLAGSTLAESRIGERAGVNVIGAWFNGEFDAAPPPNATLSAGTVLLVSGRSDQLERLVELTNSATRRFGAGETVVIGYGQVGRTVAEAVADADLPVTVVDREDAEGVDVVGDATDPETLRAAGVEAAQTVVLALPDDTTTEFTTLVVRDLAPNTQVLARVEEAASVRKMHRAGADYVLSLATVTGRMSASTVIEGRDVLSLNQQIEVVRSRVPRLTGRTIGRANVREATGCTVIAIERDDETVTEIGPDTRIEPDDELVVVGTDEGIRAFEGRFT, encoded by the coding sequence ATGGACTCGTGGAAGCGGCGGGTCGGGGGGTACTCCGCCTTCGTCCTCTTCGTGCTGATTTTCACCGCGGTCGTCTATCGCTACGGGATGCGGGTGTACGAGGGGGATCCGCGCACGATGATCGAGGCGCTGCGCTTCTCGATCGAGATGTTCACGACCACCGGATTCGGCGGAGATTCGCCGTGGGAGAGCCAGCAGCTAAACGCGTTCATCGCGGTGATGGACCTCGTCGGCATGGTGCTTCTGATCGGCGCGCTGCCGGTCGTGGTGACGCCCCTCCTAGAGGAAGCCTTCTCGACGACCGTCCCCCGGTCGCTGGATGAGGACCTGTCCGGCCACGTCGTCGTCTGTTCGGACACCTCGCGGTCGGCGGCGCTCATCGAGGAGTTCGACTCCCACGAGATCCCCTACGCGATCGTCGAACCGGACGCCGACCGGGCGGTGCGTCTCTACGAGGCGGGCCGGACAGTGATCCGCGCGGATCCGGAGTCGACGGAGGGGTTGGCGGCCGCGAACCTGCCCGACGCGCGGGCGCTGGTGACGGATGTCTCCGACCAGGTCGACGCGAGTATCGTGCTCGCCGCCAAAGAGCTGTCGCCGGAGGTGCGCGTTATCAGCGTCGTCGAGGACCCGGAACGCGAGCGGTACCACCGGCTCGCCGGCGCTGACGAGGTCCTCTCGCCGCGGTCGCTACTCGGCGAGAGCCTCGCCGCGAAGGTGACGACCGCGCTGCAGACAGACCTCGGCGAGGCGGTCGCGATCGGCGACTCCCTCCAACTCGCGGAGGTGTCGGTCCCGCACGGGAGCTCGCTCGCCGGCTCGACGCTGGCCGAGAGCAGGATCGGCGAACGCGCCGGCGTCAACGTGATCGGCGCGTGGTTTAACGGCGAGTTTGACGCGGCGCCGCCGCCGAACGCGACGCTGTCGGCCGGGACAGTCCTGCTCGTCTCCGGTCGGTCGGATCAGCTGGAGCGGCTCGTCGAGCTGACGAACTCCGCCACGCGACGGTTCGGCGCGGGCGAGACCGTGGTCATCGGGTACGGACAGGTCGGCCGAACCGTTGCCGAGGCGGTCGCAGACGCCGACCTGCCCGTCACGGTCGTCGACCGAGAGGACGCCGAGGGCGTCGACGTAGTCGGCGACGCGACCGATCCGGAGACGCTGCGCGCCGCCGGCGTCGAGGCGGCACAGACGGTCGTACTCGCGCTACCGGACGACACCACGACGGAGTTTACGACACTCGTGGTTCGCGATCTGGCGCCGAACACGCAGGTGCTCGCCCGCGTCGAGGAAGCCGCGAGCGTCCGGAAGATGCACCGGGCAGGCGCCGACTACGTGCTCTCCCTTGCGACCGTCACCGGACGGATGTCCGCCTCGACCGTCATCGAGGGTCGCGACGTGCTCTCGCTCAACCAGCAGATTGAGGTCGTCAGAAGCCGCGTACCGCGGCTTACCGGACGGACGATCGGCCGGGCGAACGTCCGCGAGGCGACCGGCTGTACCGTCATCGCGATCGAGCGAGACGACGAGACCGTGACCGAAATCGGCCCCGACACGCGGATCGAGCCGGACGACGAGCTCGTCGTCGTCGGCACCGACGAGGGGATTCGGGCGTTCGAAGGCCGATTCACCTGA
- a CDS encoding ATP-binding protein, with amino-acid sequence MTLEDFTEFGDDEGDGGGDAAADPATAGRGGTERDGEDATDGADKNSIDGDGEDATDGGFAAYDVEPTGEDVGLGVVSVSQGLRVAEDADETTLKAFVTAGNREAVRLGKYLLVPYPDGERLFCRITGLEYAQEFRSDDATEIHARRQMRRDDFAERDYKFMAELEPMSVVYGTGDDMKRRMTDRVPKPGAIVEEASDDAEIKTGLKIPEDGVFLGHLSVGGEKVRTAAEPPTVDYRVKDDYADGDPLAFRHTLVAGGTGSGKTHASKNVLRQYLDADRTYPTGDGRESRMAVVQFDPQDEYAQMHDDNPDLDADFARRLDREGIAYGGHDDTVALVPRAANATYPGEGHRAERVEFTIPFSLAQDMPWLVAGSGLNENQYPALLTLLNRFFRDYGDSGTYSQFLSYLDDPALKEELDESGRIHEATFDAVKRRVRGVPGGVFDQDAKPITELDHTLVRPGGLSVVPTYHLPTSRQKEIVVLAVAGLLVDDKLSNDPDSDRIEETPLLIGMDEAHNFLADADTVQAQKVVQKFTEAAKQGRKERLGLFLITQDPQDVAESVFKQINTKVVLNLGDEDAISSVNIPSNLAGKVPYMEKGQMVVYSPDNSEPVELIGLSKCVTRHGD; translated from the coding sequence ATGACGCTGGAGGATTTCACCGAGTTCGGCGACGACGAGGGCGATGGCGGGGGAGACGCCGCCGCCGATCCTGCGACCGCTGGACGCGGCGGAACCGAGCGCGACGGCGAGGACGCAACCGACGGCGCCGACAAGAATTCGATCGACGGTGATGGCGAGGACGCAACCGACGGCGGGTTCGCCGCGTACGACGTGGAGCCGACCGGCGAGGACGTCGGGCTCGGCGTCGTCTCCGTCTCGCAGGGGCTCCGGGTCGCGGAGGACGCGGACGAGACGACGCTGAAAGCGTTCGTCACGGCGGGGAACCGCGAGGCGGTCCGGCTCGGAAAGTACCTCCTGGTCCCGTACCCGGACGGCGAGCGGCTGTTCTGCCGGATCACCGGGTTGGAGTACGCACAGGAGTTCCGGTCGGACGACGCCACCGAGATCCACGCTCGCCGGCAGATGCGTCGCGACGACTTCGCCGAGCGCGACTACAAGTTCATGGCCGAGCTGGAGCCGATGTCGGTCGTCTACGGGACCGGCGACGACATGAAACGCCGGATGACCGACCGGGTGCCGAAGCCGGGCGCAATCGTCGAGGAGGCCTCCGACGACGCCGAGATCAAGACCGGACTGAAGATTCCCGAGGACGGCGTCTTCCTCGGACACCTCTCCGTCGGCGGCGAGAAGGTGCGGACGGCGGCCGAGCCGCCCACCGTCGACTACCGCGTGAAGGACGACTACGCCGACGGCGACCCGCTCGCGTTCCGGCACACCCTCGTCGCCGGCGGGACCGGGTCGGGGAAGACCCACGCCTCCAAGAACGTCCTCCGGCAGTACCTCGATGCGGACCGCACCTACCCGACCGGCGACGGGAGGGAGTCGCGGATGGCGGTCGTCCAGTTCGATCCGCAAGACGAGTACGCGCAGATGCACGACGACAACCCGGACCTCGACGCCGATTTCGCCCGCCGGCTGGATCGGGAGGGGATCGCGTACGGCGGCCACGACGACACCGTCGCACTGGTGCCACGGGCCGCGAACGCGACGTATCCCGGCGAAGGCCACCGCGCCGAGCGCGTGGAGTTCACGATCCCCTTCTCGCTGGCGCAGGACATGCCGTGGCTCGTCGCCGGCTCCGGGCTCAACGAGAACCAGTACCCCGCCCTGTTGACCCTGCTGAACCGCTTCTTCCGCGATTACGGCGACTCGGGGACCTACAGCCAGTTCCTCTCGTACCTCGACGACCCGGCGCTGAAAGAGGAGCTCGACGAGAGCGGTCGGATCCACGAGGCGACGTTCGACGCCGTCAAGCGGCGGGTCCGCGGCGTCCCCGGCGGCGTCTTCGATCAGGACGCGAAGCCGATCACGGAGTTAGACCACACCCTCGTCCGACCGGGTGGTCTCTCCGTAGTTCCCACGTATCACCTCCCGACCTCCCGACAGAAGGAAATCGTCGTACTCGCGGTCGCGGGGCTGCTCGTCGACGACAAGCTCTCGAACGATCCGGACAGCGACCGGATCGAGGAGACCCCCCTCCTCATCGGAATGGACGAGGCGCACAACTTCCTTGCCGACGCCGACACCGTGCAGGCCCAGAAGGTCGTCCAGAAGTTTACGGAGGCGGCCAAGCAGGGACGCAAGGAGCGGCTCGGACTCTTCCTGATCACGCAGGACCCGCAAGACGTGGCCGAGTCCGTCTTCAAACAGATCAACACCAAGGTCGTCTTGAACCTCGGCGACGAGGACGCGATCTCAAGCGTCAACATCCCCTCGAACCTCGCCGGCAAGGTCCCGTACATGGAGAAGGGACAGATGGTGGTCTACTCGCCGGACAACTCTGAGCCCGTCGAGCTGATCGGGCTCTCGAAGTGCGTGACACGGCACGGGGATTGA
- a CDS encoding DUF1684 domain-containing protein, whose product MSDDYAERLRANRREKDEFFAEHPQSPIPPEHREGFAGLDYFEPNPDYRVEATVTVHDDPEPVEMETTASNPVRYLRIVTFAFEVGGDEHTLAGYRQEGDDGAIFVPFRDKTTGQQTYHNGRYMELEPDGELADGDAVTIDFNLAYCPFCAYSETFSCPLPPEENWLEIVVPAGEKTPDIE is encoded by the coding sequence ATGAGCGACGACTACGCCGAGCGGCTCCGCGCGAACCGCCGCGAGAAGGACGAGTTCTTCGCCGAGCACCCGCAGTCGCCGATCCCACCCGAACACCGCGAGGGGTTCGCCGGGCTCGATTACTTCGAGCCAAACCCCGACTATCGGGTCGAAGCGACGGTCACCGTTCACGACGACCCCGAACCCGTCGAGATGGAGACCACCGCGAGCAACCCGGTGCGGTACCTCCGGATCGTCACCTTCGCGTTCGAAGTTGGTGGCGACGAGCACACCCTCGCGGGCTACCGACAGGAGGGCGACGACGGCGCCATTTTCGTCCCCTTCCGCGACAAGACAACCGGTCAGCAGACGTACCACAACGGGCGGTACATGGAGTTGGAGCCGGACGGCGAACTCGCCGACGGCGACGCGGTGACGATCGACTTTAACCTCGCGTACTGCCCCTTCTGCGCGTACAGCGAGACGTTCTCCTGCCCGCTCCCGCCCGAAGAGAACTGGCTTGAGATCGTCGTCCCCGCGGGCGAGAAGACGCCCGACATCGAGTAA
- a CDS encoding helix-turn-helix domain-containing protein — MSDAREELSRRIAGEITLSDDPGATLRKWRTDFDVSQTELADQLDVSSSVVSDYESGRRESPGIGVVRRTVDGLLDIDERRGGGRLRQYARVLSAGFESDIVHDLREYSTAVPLEEFYEAMGATEIVRGEQDHVNGHTVINSIEAITRLSSEEFYRLYGQSTNRALVFTNVTRGESPLVALRVVSPTPNAVVLHGIEDGDLWDHAADLARVDGFSLAISTRDLDDCLADLQAL, encoded by the coding sequence ATGAGCGACGCACGCGAGGAGCTCTCCCGCCGGATCGCCGGCGAGATAACGCTCAGCGACGACCCCGGAGCGACTCTCCGAAAGTGGCGGACTGACTTCGACGTCTCCCAGACGGAGCTGGCCGACCAGCTCGATGTCTCCTCGTCGGTCGTCTCGGACTACGAGAGCGGACGCCGCGAGAGCCCGGGTATCGGCGTCGTCCGGCGGACGGTCGATGGGCTCTTGGACATCGACGAGCGACGCGGCGGCGGGCGGCTCCGACAGTACGCGCGCGTCCTCTCTGCCGGGTTCGAGAGCGACATCGTCCACGACCTCCGCGAGTACTCGACGGCAGTCCCCCTCGAAGAGTTCTACGAGGCGATGGGCGCGACGGAGATCGTGCGCGGCGAGCAGGACCACGTCAACGGCCACACCGTCATCAACTCGATCGAGGCGATCACCCGTCTCTCGAGCGAGGAGTTCTACCGGTTGTACGGCCAGTCGACGAATCGCGCGCTCGTGTTCACCAACGTCACCCGCGGCGAGTCGCCGCTGGTCGCGCTGCGGGTCGTGAGTCCGACGCCGAACGCGGTCGTGCTCCACGGGATCGAGGACGGCGACCTGTGGGACCACGCCGCCGACCTCGCCCGTGTCGACGGGTTCTCGCTGGCGATCTCGACCCGCGATCTCGACGACTGTCTGGCCGACCTGCAGGCGCTGTGA
- a CDS encoding ATP-grasp domain-containing protein, with protein MSSDPVRVGVLSLHNSKETKAICNAVEDLGHEPVWLREENAAISVEDGDVSVEPAVDIIANRLLLSNTDQPAELLGLATTFERIRPMLNEPNAVLASIHKFATAATLADWNIRVPDALLALSNDRLNEGRERFGEVGVYKTAIGTHGGGTWKVDLTERVNPKVGNRQAFLQKLIDRDDEEHRDLRVYIVGDEIIGSMYRYAPEGDWRTNVALGGAVEDATDDMPDEAAETALYSADVMDLDYAGVDLVEGYDGWYVLEVNPTAGFKGLFEATGTSPAPYIAKLAIEAVDGEVDDDDVERIAATLDDSRPACAPLPKTNSSEQPDIGYIEEVVVTGTSGSTQALAKSDTGATRTSIDTQLAAEIGAGPIKSMTRVKSGSMKGGKARPVVDLVIGIGGNQHTVTASVEDRGHMDYL; from the coding sequence ATGAGTTCGGACCCGGTACGGGTGGGAGTACTGTCGCTGCACAACAGCAAGGAGACGAAGGCGATCTGCAACGCCGTCGAGGATCTGGGCCACGAGCCGGTGTGGCTCCGCGAGGAGAACGCGGCGATAAGCGTGGAAGACGGCGACGTGTCGGTGGAGCCCGCCGTCGACATCATCGCGAACCGGCTGCTGTTGTCGAACACGGATCAGCCCGCGGAGCTGCTCGGGCTGGCGACGACGTTCGAGCGCATCAGGCCGATGTTGAACGAGCCGAACGCCGTGCTCGCGTCAATCCACAAGTTCGCCACGGCGGCGACGCTCGCCGACTGGAACATCCGCGTGCCGGACGCGCTGCTCGCGCTGTCGAACGACCGGCTCAACGAGGGGCGCGAGCGCTTCGGCGAGGTCGGAGTTTATAAGACGGCGATCGGCACGCACGGCGGCGGAACGTGGAAGGTCGACCTCACCGAGCGCGTGAACCCGAAGGTGGGGAACCGGCAGGCGTTCCTCCAGAAGCTCATCGACCGCGATGACGAGGAACACCGCGACCTGCGCGTGTACATCGTCGGCGACGAGATCATCGGCTCGATGTACCGCTACGCGCCCGAGGGCGACTGGCGGACCAACGTCGCGCTCGGCGGCGCCGTCGAGGACGCGACCGACGACATGCCCGACGAAGCGGCGGAGACAGCGCTGTACTCGGCCGACGTGATGGACCTCGACTACGCCGGCGTCGACCTCGTCGAGGGGTACGACGGCTGGTACGTCCTCGAAGTGAACCCGACGGCCGGGTTTAAAGGGCTGTTCGAGGCGACCGGCACGAGCCCCGCCCCGTACATCGCGAAGCTCGCGATCGAGGCGGTCGACGGCGAGGTCGACGACGACGATGTCGAGCGCATCGCGGCGACGCTCGACGACTCGCGACCCGCCTGTGCCCCGCTCCCGAAAACGAACAGCTCCGAGCAGCCCGACATCGGGTATATCGAGGAGGTCGTCGTCACCGGCACCTCCGGGTCGACGCAGGCGCTCGCGAAGTCGGACACGGGCGCGACCCGAACCAGCATCGACACACAGCTCGCCGCCGAGATCGGCGCCGGGCCGATCAAGAGCATGACGCGCGTAAAATCCGGCAGCATGAAGGGCGGGAAGGCCCGCCCCGTCGTCGACCTCGTGATCGGTATCGGCGGGAACCAGCACACCGTCACCGCCAGCGTCGAGGACCGCGGCCACATGGACTATCTTTAA
- a CDS encoding succinylglutamate desuccinylase/aspartoacylase family protein, producing the protein MSDERVFTYNGGAVPPGETQNIRYGISETYLGDPVRIPVTIVNGERDGPTAFLMAAAHGDELNGIEVVREVAHEWDLSKLAGTLVCLPVLNVPGFLAQQRYLPVYDRDLNRSFPGKAGSTSSKRMANQIYSNFIAPCDFGLDFHTSTRGRTNMLHVRGDMTDDGVHRLALAFGSKVVIDSDGPSGTLRGEATADGIPTITIEMGEAHRFQRPLIDDALAGVRSVFAEYSLLDTDTVRWPGWRTIVAGTGEKTWLRADSGGIVDTHFESGSLVHEGQRIATITNPFKKDEVVVEAPFTGLLIGLLENPVVYPGNPLCHLVEIDESTRRAIEAGDAPEPVGQPNAAE; encoded by the coding sequence ATGAGCGACGAACGGGTGTTCACGTACAACGGCGGCGCGGTACCGCCGGGCGAGACGCAGAACATCCGCTACGGCATCAGCGAGACGTACCTCGGCGACCCGGTTCGGATCCCCGTGACGATCGTCAACGGCGAGCGCGACGGGCCGACAGCGTTCCTCATGGCGGCCGCCCACGGCGACGAGCTCAACGGTATCGAGGTCGTCCGCGAGGTCGCCCACGAGTGGGACCTCTCGAAGCTCGCTGGCACCCTCGTCTGTCTCCCAGTGCTCAACGTTCCGGGGTTCCTCGCCCAACAGCGCTACCTCCCCGTCTACGACCGCGACCTGAATCGGTCGTTCCCCGGGAAGGCCGGCTCGACCAGCTCGAAGCGGATGGCGAATCAGATCTACTCGAACTTCATCGCGCCCTGTGATTTCGGGCTCGACTTCCACACTTCCACCCGCGGTCGAACGAACATGCTCCACGTCCGCGGCGACATGACCGACGACGGCGTTCACCGCCTCGCGTTGGCCTTCGGCTCGAAGGTGGTCATCGACAGCGACGGACCGAGCGGCACCCTCCGCGGCGAGGCGACCGCCGACGGGATTCCCACGATCACGATCGAGATGGGCGAGGCGCACCGGTTCCAGCGCCCGCTTATCGACGACGCGCTCGCGGGGGTACGCTCCGTCTTCGCCGAGTACAGCCTCTTAGATACCGATACGGTGCGTTGGCCCGGCTGGCGGACGATCGTCGCCGGTACGGGCGAGAAGACGTGGCTCCGGGCAGACTCCGGCGGGATCGTCGACACCCACTTCGAGAGCGGCTCACTCGTTCACGAGGGCCAGCGGATCGCGACGATCACCAACCCGTTCAAGAAAGACGAGGTCGTGGTCGAAGCACCCTTCACCGGCCTGCTGATCGGCCTCCTAGAGAACCCGGTCGTTTACCCCGGGAATCCGCTGTGTCACCTCGTCGAGATCGATGAATCGACTCGGCGAGCGATCGAAGCCGGTGACGCCCCGGAGCCCGTCGGACAGCCGAACGCAGCGGAGTGA
- a CDS encoding DUF7521 family protein → MTTHINLLIIVAKTAILVLGGSITYYALRAYGRTGDPSLRALGIGFGVVTIGALIGGVSHQIIGSSLAVGIAIDSLLTAVGFGVIVYSLTVE, encoded by the coding sequence ATGACTACCCACATCAATCTGCTCATCATCGTCGCAAAGACCGCCATCCTGGTGCTCGGTGGCAGCATCACCTACTACGCGCTCCGGGCGTACGGTCGGACCGGCGACCCCTCGCTGCGCGCGCTCGGTATCGGCTTCGGCGTCGTCACTATCGGGGCGCTGATCGGCGGCGTCTCCCACCAGATTATCGGATCGAGTCTGGCCGTCGGGATCGCGATCGACAGCCTGCTGACGGCGGTCGGGTTCGGCGTCATCGTCTACTCGCTGACGGTCGAGTGA
- a CDS encoding universal stress protein has product MAKRILVAVDGSTEARDALAFAASEWPDAELTALHVINPADSATGADGGFPGAADQWYDSAKQRGERILTEATAAVDRDIETRLEVGRPTATILGVAGGEKRVGDDDDPGEPFDHVVLASQGRTGLSRVLLGSVAEGVVRRSEVPVTVVR; this is encoded by the coding sequence ATGGCCAAACGGATCCTCGTTGCGGTCGACGGATCGACGGAGGCACGGGACGCGCTGGCGTTCGCGGCGTCGGAATGGCCCGACGCCGAACTGACGGCGCTGCACGTTATCAACCCCGCCGACTCGGCGACGGGCGCGGATGGCGGGTTCCCGGGTGCCGCCGACCAGTGGTACGACAGCGCCAAACAGCGCGGCGAGCGGATCCTGACCGAGGCGACCGCGGCGGTCGACCGCGACATCGAGACGAGATTGGAGGTCGGTCGGCCGACAGCGACGATACTCGGCGTGGCGGGCGGCGAGAAGCGGGTCGGCGACGACGACGACCCGGGCGAGCCGTTCGACCACGTCGTGTTAGCGAGTCAGGGTCGGACCGGACTCTCCCGAGTCCTACTCGGAAGCGTCGCCGAGGGCGTGGTCCGTCGCTCCGAGGTGCCCGTCACCGTCGTTCGGTGA